A window of the Scleropages formosus chromosome 21, fSclFor1.1, whole genome shotgun sequence genome harbors these coding sequences:
- the tnfsf13 gene encoding tumor necrosis factor ligand superfamily member 13 isoform X2, translated as MYEEKLLSRLRLINRTLLFPTSLSASAKHAGEDVTRTRRDLPGHAPRKQRQLGHRRRTFLHLLPLSSHSDDEEDKTLLKWTVGQSQGEGLQVSGHTVTVTRGGLYFIYSQVLYEDTTFVMGHVIKKSLGNNKTSLMKCMKSMADSIDLAMNTCYTAGVQNLESGSMLELSIPRKKAGVILQPHSTFLGIYKI; from the exons ATGTACGAAGAAAAGCTGCTCAGCCGATTGCGTCTAATAAACAGGACACTTTTATTTCCCACGTCTCTGTCCGCCAGCGCAAAGCACGCCG GTGAGGACGTGACTCGGACCCGGAGGGACCTGCCAGGCCACGCGCCTCGGAAACAACGCCAGCTTGGGCACC GGCGGCGCACTTTTCTGCACCTTCTCCCACTTTCCTCCCACTCTGATG ATGAAGAGGACAAGACGCTGCTGAAATGGACAGTGGGACAGAGTCAAGGTGAGGGACTGCAGGTTTCTGGGCACACGGTTACCGTGACGAGAGGAGGGCTTTACTTCATCTACAGTCAG GTCCTATATGAGGACACCACCTTCGTCATGGGTCATGTGATCAAGAAGTCTCTGGGCAACAACAAGACCAGCTTAATGAAGTGTATGAAGAGCATGGCGGACAGCATCGACCTGGCGATGAACACGTGTTACACTGCAG GTGTGCAGAACCTGGAGTCCGGGTCTATGCTGGAGCTCTCCATCCCACGTAAGAAGGCGGGCGTGATCCTTCAGCCCCACAGTACCTTTCTGGGCATCTACAAGATCTGA
- the tnfsf13 gene encoding tumor necrosis factor ligand superfamily member 13 isoform X1 — MARLRTRVATPAQPVPRVGPQSLCAASVAVASTCLGLLLVQWVRIEELRAELRELKVRGGGQEDAGTRAGEDVTRTRRDLPGHAPRKQRQLGHRRRTFLHLLPLSSHSDDEEDKTLLKWTVGQSQGEGLQVSGHTVTVTRGGLYFIYSQVLYEDTTFVMGHVIKKSLGNNKTSLMKCMKSMADSIDLAMNTCYTAGVQNLESGSMLELSIPRKKAGVILQPHSTFLGIYKI; from the exons ATGGCCAGGCTCAGAACCCGGGTTGCGACCCCAGCGCAGCCGGTGCCCCGCGTGGGTCCGCAGTCCTTGTGCGCGGCCTCGGTGGCCGTCGCCTCCACGTGCCTCGGTCTGCTGCTCGTGCAGTGGGTGCGGATCGAGGAGCTGCGCGCGGAGCTGCGGGAGCTGAAGGTCCGAGGCGGGGGGCAGGAGGACGCGGGAACGCGCGCAG GTGAGGACGTGACTCGGACCCGGAGGGACCTGCCAGGCCACGCGCCTCGGAAACAACGCCAGCTTGGGCACC GGCGGCGCACTTTTCTGCACCTTCTCCCACTTTCCTCCCACTCTGATG ATGAAGAGGACAAGACGCTGCTGAAATGGACAGTGGGACAGAGTCAAGGTGAGGGACTGCAGGTTTCTGGGCACACGGTTACCGTGACGAGAGGAGGGCTTTACTTCATCTACAGTCAG GTCCTATATGAGGACACCACCTTCGTCATGGGTCATGTGATCAAGAAGTCTCTGGGCAACAACAAGACCAGCTTAATGAAGTGTATGAAGAGCATGGCGGACAGCATCGACCTGGCGATGAACACGTGTTACACTGCAG GTGTGCAGAACCTGGAGTCCGGGTCTATGCTGGAGCTCTCCATCCCACGTAAGAAGGCGGGCGTGATCCTTCAGCCCCACAGTACCTTTCTGGGCATCTACAAGATCTGA